The Anabaena sp. PCC 7108 region AGGTTGTTTCATTATCTAAACGGATATTAGAATCTAAGTTATTCCAGTTAGCCTTTGATGGACTTACACTAGCAAGATGAACAGCCCATTGAACTATATTATCTTGTTCTCTAAAACTCACTTGCCAAGTCAATTTTTCCTTTTTGGCTTCACTTTGAGCTTGTCGCATTGCATTATATACCTGATTTTGGGCAATGTTCAACCGGCGAGTGTTCATAAAACTCACCCAACCGGGTGCTACTATCGCCGATAATATGCCGATTAATAAAACCACGGTTATCATTT contains the following coding sequences:
- a CDS encoding Tfp pilus assembly protein FimT/FimU, which gives rise to MNAYIKIYLAKNKQTLSNNYNSGFTLLEMITVVLLIGILSAIVAPGWVSFMNTRRLNIAQNQVYNAMRQAQSEAKKEKLTWQVSFREQDNIVQWAVHLASVSPSKANWNNLDSNIRLDNETTLQLSQGVRQIQFDYLGSVRKPPLGRITLSHKSGGKAKRCVFVSTILGAMRTAKEQPKANGDGDFCY